The following coding sequences are from one Maniola hyperantus chromosome 7, iAphHyp1.2, whole genome shotgun sequence window:
- the LOC117983800 gene encoding zinc finger protein Paris-like, which produces MENYENIYNSICRLCLSYSNSKKMVSLIDKNSQDGLTAYAKAVSTFAHISFSKEDCFPSYMCLKCLYLLKKAIHFKLVAESSDNCLKKLKDSVGNDGENLKEKIIEFTMLKFYFPNECFKSEETTSQCSDVNHVMGKDKKAKEYQSSNNSVDDIFFDNPIPESVTEQDIAHKKDKILDEIESLIGSHTFKSQSPITVQKQIHHLPFRKIKRLNRKLLKEQYKQEMGQRRIQKRNFVCNVCNRVLANKNTYDHHMQRHQGCRYICEHCGKGFPILNELQMHQVTKHGTGPYLQCSQCHFKAPRKLDLIEHIRLHTGERPYTCDQCGLTFRRREIWRKHCLHHSDKKVQCPQCPRKFYQRSEMLAHANNIHDRVYVYACSHCDVRYTKTATVRRHMTERHGIPREMQGKIIRINKVSSYRER; this is translated from the exons atggaGAATTACGAAAATATCTACAATTCAATTTGTCGATTATGTTTGAGTTATAGTAACAGTAAAAAGATGGTGTCTCTTATTGATAAAAACAGCCAAGACGGCCTGACTGCTTATGCAAAAGCCGTGTCGACTTTTGCCCATATTAGCTTTTCAAAAGAAGACTGTTTCCCCAGTTATATGTGCTTAAAGTGTTTGTATTTACTAAAAAAAGCTATTCACTTCAAATTAGTTGCTGAATCAAgtgataattgcttaaaaaaattGAAGGATTCGGTTGGCAATGATGGCGAAAATTTGAAAGAAAAAATCATAGAATTTACAAtgttaaagttttattttcccAATGAGTGTTTTAAAAGTGAGGAAACCACAAGTCAGTGCAGTGACGTGAACCATGTTATGGGAAAAGATAAGAAAGCTAAAGAATATCAAAGCAGTAACAACAGTGTGgatgatatattttttgatAACCCCATTCCTGAATCAGTCACTGAACAAGATATAGCacataaaaaagataaaatattgGATGAAATAGAGAGCCTCATTGGCTCACACACATTCAAATCACAATCACCAATTACAGTACAAAAACAGATACACCACTTACCATTTAGAAAGATAAAAAGGCTAAACAGAAAGCTTCTGAAGGAACAATATAAACAAGAAATGGGACAGCGTAGAATACAGAAAAGGAACTTCGTTTGCAATGTTTGTAATAGAGTATTGGCAAACAAAAACACATATGACCATCATATGCAAAGGCATCAAGGGTGCAG GTACATCTGTGAACATTGTGGAAAAGGGTTCCCTATCCTGAACGAGCTTCAAATGCATCAGGTAACTAAACATGGCACAGGTCCATACCTCCAATGTTCCCAGTGCCACTTCAAAGCTCCGAGGAAATTAGACTTGATTGAACATATACGCTTACATACCGGTGAACGTCCATACACTTGCGACCAGTGTGGATTGACCTTCCGTAGACGTGAAATATGGAGAAAGCATTGCTTACATCACTCAGATAAGAAAGTCCAATGCCCTCAGTGTCCAAGGAAGTTCTACCAAAGAAGTGAGATGTTAGCACATGCAAATAATATACATGATAGAGTGTATGTTTATGCGTGCAGTCACTGTGATGTCCGATACACGAAAACTGCAACTGTGAGACGGCATATGACGGAGCGTCATGGTATTCCGAGAGAGATGCAGGGAAAAATTATAAGGATTAACAAAGTGTCTAGCTATCGGGAACGGTAG